A genomic window from Gemmatimonadaceae bacterium includes:
- a CDS encoding DUF58 domain-containing protein — translation MPVGPYGALLDAVRGVRWPARRAVPHGAPGMHQARSRGVAPEFAEYRPYRQGDDPRRLDWKLLARSDRAFVRLAPDHAVLGTTLLVDASASMDFPTGDAGKWPQARRLAVGLAAVTHAGGDPLGLTVVAGEGVRRLEPRTRAGVVGDVARLLGAIRPAGAPTLAEHVAVATGRCVVITDCLGDVDELRAALARHVVRGGEAYLVHVVAAAELEPGEAAMLATDPEHPELKRPLVAATRAAYRAQFDAFRAQVAHAMRADGVQVLEVRDDEPSETAIRRIARPPEARR, via the coding sequence ATGCCGGTCGGCCCGTACGGCGCGTTGCTCGACGCCGTGCGCGGTGTGCGCTGGCCCGCCCGTCGTGCGGTCCCGCACGGTGCCCCGGGAATGCACCAAGCCCGCTCGCGCGGTGTGGCGCCGGAGTTCGCCGAGTACCGGCCGTACCGCCAAGGCGACGACCCGCGCCGACTCGATTGGAAGTTGCTTGCACGCTCCGACCGCGCGTTCGTGCGCCTCGCGCCGGACCACGCGGTGCTCGGAACCACGCTACTCGTGGATGCCAGCGCGTCGATGGACTTCCCGACGGGCGATGCGGGGAAATGGCCGCAGGCGCGGCGGCTCGCCGTGGGGCTCGCCGCCGTCACGCACGCGGGCGGTGATCCACTGGGACTCACAGTCGTGGCGGGCGAGGGAGTGCGACGCCTTGAACCGCGCACGCGCGCCGGTGTCGTTGGTGACGTCGCGCGCCTGCTCGGTGCGATCCGCCCGGCTGGCGCGCCGACGCTGGCCGAGCACGTCGCGGTGGCGACGGGGCGTTGCGTGGTGATCACCGACTGCCTTGGCGACGTCGACGAGCTGCGTGCCGCGCTGGCGCGGCACGTCGTGCGCGGCGGTGAGGCCTACCTCGTGCACGTGGTGGCCGCCGCGGAGCTCGAGCCGGGCGAGGCCGCGATGCTGGCGACCGATCCGGAGCACCCCGAACTCAAGCGCCCGCTGGTGGCGGCCACGCGCGCGGCGTACCGCGCGCAGTTCGATGCCTTCCGCGCGCAGGTGGCACACGCGATGCGCGCCGACGGCGTGCAAGTCCTTGAGGTGCGCGACGACGAACCCAGCGAGACGGCCATCCGCCGCATCGCGCGGCCACCGGAGGCGCGGCGATGA
- a CDS encoding AAA family ATPase → MALVAGGHALLVGVPGLAKTLMIRSVAEAMSLDFRRIQFTPDLVPSDITGTEVMEEDTQTGHRAFRFVRGPVFANIVLADEINRAPPRTQAALLEAMQEHRVTAAGATMDLPEPFFVLATQNPIEQEGTYPLPEAQLDRFLFDIRIGYPGADEEVAILRATTGVGGETLQPILDAHQVRELQRMTREVPAADAALRYAAALARATRPQGGEATPLVEQYVRWGAGPRAGQALILGAKAAALLAGRHNVAPDDIRRVARPVLRHRVLPNFAAEAEGVTAERIVDDLLERVPEPRGLTGI, encoded by the coding sequence ATGGCCTTGGTGGCCGGCGGCCACGCGCTGCTCGTCGGCGTACCGGGCCTCGCCAAGACGCTGATGATCCGCTCGGTGGCCGAGGCGATGTCGCTCGACTTCCGTCGCATCCAGTTCACGCCGGATCTTGTGCCCAGCGACATTACCGGCACCGAGGTGATGGAAGAAGACACGCAGACCGGCCATCGCGCCTTCCGCTTCGTGCGCGGGCCGGTCTTCGCGAACATCGTGCTCGCGGACGAGATCAACCGCGCGCCGCCGCGCACACAGGCCGCGCTGCTGGAGGCGATGCAGGAGCACCGCGTCACCGCCGCCGGTGCGACGATGGACCTGCCGGAGCCGTTCTTCGTGCTCGCCACGCAGAACCCGATCGAACAAGAAGGCACGTATCCGTTGCCCGAGGCCCAGCTCGATCGCTTCCTCTTCGACATCCGCATCGGCTACCCGGGCGCGGACGAAGAAGTCGCCATCCTGCGCGCCACCACCGGCGTGGGTGGCGAGACGCTGCAGCCGATTCTCGACGCGCATCAGGTGCGTGAGTTGCAGCGGATGACGCGCGAGGTGCCCGCCGCCGATGCGGCCCTGCGCTACGCCGCCGCTCTCGCGCGTGCCACGCGCCCGCAGGGCGGGGAAGCGACGCCGCTGGTGGAACAGTACGTGCGCTGGGGCGCCGGTCCGCGCGCCGGCCAAGCGCTGATCCTCGGCGCCAAGGCCGCGGCGCTGCTGGCAGGCCGCCACAACGTCGCGCCGGACGACATCCGCCGCGTGGCGCGCCCGGTGCTGCGGCATCGCGTGCTGCCGAACTTCGCCGCCGAGGCGGAAGGGGTCACGGCCGAGCGGATCGTGGACGACCTCCTCGAGCGCGTCCCCGAGCCGCGCGGCCTCACCGGAATCTGA
- a CDS encoding IS30 family transposase: protein MFIPSPHGYTWQQRAELWARYRAGDSVREIARALAKAPGALHGVIRLQGGISPRLRARSALAISLEEREPISRALAAGHSYRAIGRTLGRAASTISREVKRHGGRTKYRAVRADDVAWRSARRPKPCRLASRPRLRYLIATKLKLNWSPEQSSGWLRTTYPDEPELHVSHETIYRSLYVQARGVLKKELMKHLRTRRGTRRARASTRKGQGRGRIADAIPISARPAGVEDRAVPGHWEGDLLAGGGNTHIATLVERTSRFTILIKVASKEPASVVPALIRQIRRLPAHVTRSLTWDRGTELAHHKRFTIATGVQVYFCDPSSPWQRGSNENTNGLLRQYFRTGVSLANVTQRDLNRVADQLNGRPRKTLQFRTPAAVFEAAVALID from the coding sequence ATGTTTATCCCAAGCCCGCACGGCTACACGTGGCAGCAGCGCGCAGAGTTGTGGGCGCGCTACCGGGCCGGCGACTCGGTCCGCGAGATTGCCCGTGCCCTCGCGAAGGCCCCCGGCGCGCTCCACGGCGTGATTCGCTTGCAGGGGGGCATCTCGCCGCGCCTGCGCGCGCGATCCGCGTTGGCCATCTCGCTCGAGGAGCGTGAACCCATCTCCCGCGCACTGGCCGCAGGGCACTCGTATCGCGCCATCGGGCGCACGCTCGGCCGCGCGGCCTCGACCATCAGTCGTGAAGTGAAGCGACACGGCGGCCGCACGAAGTATCGGGCCGTGCGCGCCGATGACGTTGCCTGGAGATCGGCGCGTCGGCCGAAACCCTGCCGACTGGCGTCACGCCCGCGCCTCCGGTATCTCATTGCCACGAAGCTGAAGCTCAACTGGTCCCCCGAGCAGAGCAGCGGGTGGTTGCGCACGACGTACCCCGATGAGCCGGAGCTCCACGTGTCACACGAGACGATCTATCGCTCGCTGTACGTCCAAGCGCGCGGGGTCCTGAAGAAGGAACTGATGAAGCACCTGCGCACGCGGCGCGGGACCCGGCGCGCCCGCGCGTCCACACGCAAAGGCCAGGGGCGCGGCCGCATCGCCGACGCGATTCCCATCAGCGCGCGCCCCGCCGGGGTGGAGGACCGGGCCGTGCCAGGCCACTGGGAAGGCGACTTGCTCGCGGGCGGCGGCAACACGCATATCGCGACGCTCGTCGAGCGCACGTCGCGCTTCACCATCCTCATCAAGGTGGCGAGCAAGGAACCGGCGAGCGTCGTGCCCGCCCTCATCCGCCAGATTCGCCGACTCCCGGCGCACGTGACGCGCTCGCTCACGTGGGACCGCGGCACCGAGCTCGCCCACCACAAGCGCTTCACCATCGCCACCGGCGTGCAGGTCTACTTCTGCGATCCGTCCAGTCCGTGGCAGCGCGGCAGCAACGAGAACACGAACGGACTGCTCCGCCAGTACTTCCGCACGGGTGTGAGCCTCGCCAACGTTACGCAGCGCGACCTGAATCGCGTCGCCGACCAGCTCAACGGGCGCCCGCGCAAGACGCTCCAGTTCCGAACCCCCGCGGCCGTCTTCGAGGCCGCTGTTGCATTGATTGATTGA
- a CDS encoding GAF domain-containing protein, with translation MSRRRRWQLPDPPAASLPADPALRVVAELAHAVVQAEDPAEAYQFALDRACPAVGASLGALFLLDGAAEVMRAVAAHAWPERWRPWLGEMRVRLGFGPAGEAAAERRLIEVPDVFADPALEDWQEVARELGFHAIVAVPVLGRDGVVGAASFYFDTPGTQPGPSKALLRAVADLVAAVHELDVLRRSLRLAEAALEDERSAATPRREDSAATDG, from the coding sequence ATGTCCCGCCGCCGCCGCTGGCAGTTGCCCGATCCGCCGGCCGCATCGCTACCGGCCGACCCGGCCCTGCGCGTGGTCGCCGAGTTGGCCCACGCGGTGGTGCAGGCCGAGGACCCCGCCGAGGCCTACCAGTTCGCGCTGGACCGGGCCTGCCCGGCCGTGGGGGCCTCGCTGGGGGCGCTCTTCCTGCTGGATGGGGCTGCCGAGGTGATGCGCGCCGTGGCGGCGCACGCCTGGCCGGAGCGCTGGCGGCCCTGGCTGGGGGAGATGCGGGTGCGGCTGGGCTTTGGCCCGGCCGGCGAGGCTGCCGCCGAGCGCCGATTGATTGAGGTGCCGGATGTGTTCGCAGACCCTGCCCTCGAGGACTGGCAGGAGGTGGCGCGGGAGCTGGGCTTCCACGCCATTGTCGCCGTGCCGGTGCTGGGGCGCGACGGCGTGGTGGGGGCGGCCAGCTTCTACTTTGACACCCCCGGCACGCAGCCAGGCCCCTCCAAGGCCCTCCTGCGGGCCGTGGCGGACCTCGTGGCGGCGGTGCACGAACTGGACGTCCTGCGCCGCTCCCTGCGCCTCGCTGAGGCGGCGCTTGAGGACGAACGCTCGGCCGCCACGCCGCGTAGAGAGGACAGCGCCGCAACCGACGGATAG